The following proteins come from a genomic window of Misgurnus anguillicaudatus unplaced genomic scaffold, ASM2758022v2 HiC_scaffold_28, whole genome shotgun sequence:
- the LOC129418155 gene encoding neuroglobin — MEKLSEKEKELIRDSWESLGKNKVPHGIVLFTRLFELDPALLDLFSYSTNCGVLPECLSSPEFLEHVTKVMLVIDAAVSHLDDLNTLEDFLLNLGRKHQAVGVKTQSFTLVGESLLYMLQSSLGPAYTAPLRQAWLNMYGFVVSTMTRGWAKNGEHKSN, encoded by the exons ATGGAGAAACTCTCGGAGAAAGAGAAGGAGCTGATCCGGGACAGTTGGGAGAGCCTGGGAAAGAACAAGGTGCCACACGGAATTGTACTGTTTACTAG GCTTTTTGAATTGGACCCAGCACTGCTTGATCTTTTTAGCTACAGCACAAACTGTGGTGTTCTACCTGAATGCCTCTCTAGCCCAGAGTTCCTCGAGCATGTCACCAAG GTAATGTTGGTGATTGATGCTGCTGTGAGCCATCTTGATGATCTAAATACTTTGGAGGACTTCCTATTGAACCTGGGAAGGAAACATCAGGCAGTTGGAGTTAAGACCCAGTCTTTCACT TTGGTCGGAGAGTCTCTTCTCTATATGCTACAGTCCAGCCTTGGTCCAGCATACACAGCACCTCTGCGCCAGGCCTGGCTCAATATGTATGGCTTCGTGGTGTCCACCATGACCAGAGGCTGGGCCAAAAATGGAGAACACAAGTCCAACTAA
- the LOC129417631 gene encoding protein FAM161B, whose protein sequence is MDQMTLNSPILGNSQSEKGGHVQVSKSLLSVYENRKKSDLELDLEALKSTHKQQLENLELQHQDGLEKRVLQNSLLSTSTEWILKTSLLQESISQNFKDNRHCRVTRQNFTSNRIKASSTLTNSIGMVRESHRKPLPKETQKVKEEADLAECQQQFRVTPIPDHVSQSLYKDLIQDQERLRKEGRDQRRTFLLAMQKPFGFHKREEKEREKRKDEMTSANKSEKAKPVCARKPIPKAVLDPRFSEQLKEQEHQRKIRIHLRAQETLKASSAPIQTQEANAESQSRSAQKTKSKMLGYLDQRPSFRPKTNTAVPDFDKLYQAFQQKAMEAAERRDVTHCKPFQFHTTTQQPRSRSPENPMNSTNKMNLKRSCSYGGLTSLSMDTLPIYTTDAARKRSMAIRRSLELSNLKEQEHAEWMKQHSIRSQAMSKAVAMRAKAMDPHKSLKEVYQEKLKQHRQADQERVKDYQKELRDIRSRVTARPYLFEQMSQKNAKSNAERRYRYTLERAGLDENFVRSKGESDKSIHGSNNVHGDSEDEDYHSTKSESQQSAGSGEDSVEKEEDKEGNAETEKEDVC, encoded by the exons ATGGATCAGATGACACTG AACTCTCCCATTTTAGGTAACTCTCAGTCTGAAAAGGGGGGACATGTACAAGTTTCGAAAAGCCTGTTGTCCGTCTATGAGAACAGAAAGAAATCTGACCTTGAGTTGGATTTGGAGGCTCTGAAGAGCACACACAAGCAGCAGCTGGAGAATTTAGAGCTTCAGCATCAGGATGGCCTGGAAAAGAGGGTTCTGCAGAACTCACTGCTCTCCACAAGTACTGAGTGGATACTTAAAACCAGTTTACTGCAGGAGAGCATCAGTCAAAACTTCAAAGACAACAGACACTGCAG GGTGACTCGTCAGAATTTTACCTCAAATAGGATTAAGGCTTCAAGTACTCTAACCAATTCTATTGGAATGGTGAGAGAGAGTCATAGGAAGCCTCTGCCAAAAGAAACACAGAAAGTCAAAGAGGAAGCAGACTTAGCTGAGTGTCAGCAGCAGTTCCGCGTAACCCCAATCCCAGATCATGTCTCCCAGTCTCTTTATAAAGATTTGATTCAGGATCAGGAGAGATTGAGGAAGGAGGGCCGCGACCAGAGGAGAACTTTCCTCTTGGCAATGCAGAAGCCCTTCGGATTCCACAAGAGGGAGGAGAAGGAGCGAGAAAAGAGAAAGGATGAGATGACATCTGccaataaaagtgaaaaagcAAAGCCTGTTTGTGCGCGGAAGCCAATACCGAAAGCTGTCTTAGATCCTAGGTTCTCTGAACAGTTGAAAG AACAGGAGCATCAGAGGAAGATTCGCATTCATTTGAGGGCTCAGGAGACTTTGAAAGCTTCCTCAGCGCCGATTCAAACTCAGGAAGCTAATGCAGAGAGCCAAAGCCGCAGTGCTCAGAAGACCAAAAGCAAGATGCTGGGTTATTTGGACCAAAGGCCATCATTTAGACCAAAGACTAACACAGCGGTGCCTGACTTTGACAAGCTGTACCAAGCCTTTCAACAAAAGGCCATGGAAGCAGCAGAGAGGAGAGATGTCACTCACTGTAAACCATTCCAGTTCCACACAACAACACAACAGCCACGCTCCAGGAGTCCAGAAAACCCAATG aacTCTACAAACAAGATGAATTTAAAGAGAAGCTGTTCGTATGGTGGTTTAACATCACTGTCTATGGATACACTTCCAATCTATACAACTGATGCTGCCAGGAAAAGATCCATGGCCATAAG GAGATCTCTGGAGCTGAGTAACCTTAAAGAGCAGGAGCATGCAGAGTGGATGAAACAACACAGCATCAGATCTCAAGCTATGAGCAAGGCAGTGGCAATGCGAGCCAAAGCTATGGACCCCCATAAAAGCTTAAAAGAGGTCTACCAGGAGAAACTCAAACAGCACAG GCAAGCTGATCAAGAGAGGGTGAAGGATTATCAAAAAGAGCTAAGGGACATAAGATCTCGAGTGACAGCTCGTCCATACCTCTTTGAGCAAATGTCCCag AAAAATGCCAAGAGTAATGCCGAACGCAGATACAGGTACACTTTGGAACGAGCAGGTTTGGATGAAAACTTTGTGAGATCAAAGGGAGAAAGTGATAAAAGCATCCATGGATCAAACAATGTGCATGGTGACTCAGAGGATGAAGATTATCACAGCACAAAAAGTGAAAGCCAACAGAG TGCAGGAAGTGGGGAAGACAGTGTCGAAAAAGAGGAGGACAAAGAGGGGAACGCTGAAACTGAAAAGGAGGATGTGTGCTGA